From one Paramormyrops kingsleyae isolate MSU_618 chromosome 1, PKINGS_0.4, whole genome shotgun sequence genomic stretch:
- the ankrd50l gene encoding uncharacterized protein ankrd50l, with amino-acid sequence MSAISLLQGRRFLCREWALEKLRRSLETRPVGVLVTGSPGAGKTALCTEAVWPTSEAGLQAGLAPRCLAAHFCQREDERSRAAWSFVLGLVEELRNSPALPAAYRAALEDPTVAAALEPDACQRDPDDAFKRTVLQPLMGIPAPPQNLFLLVDALDSDVAGGSDSIAELLSKHLQLFPSWLLLVCSARRQDKAVSKMFPGFRKLVLDDMRKALPLRDVQQYILRRLAQEGALRKHLTPETADMLNLLHIKSGGCFLFLERVLDGVSEGLLTIRQIRDIPGTLSGLYLWLCQRLFPKRLFSRVQPLLSVLLATPRPLTSDQLYMAVWTRDTTLSHAHFQNQMEALSVLLADGPGQTKVLFHSSFAEWLTDVKYCTQKFLCSVADGHTMLSMALTLRRAQLTPEETCLLALHLVHSGLHSDQPALLALWMLWTGAVGPDPGSPCSPRPPVLLQPEVLRLLVMAGVFPRSCLPDGHLSGTGTLRRALESEKSTRALLDGGTSANQTDSDGRPLLMDAACAGSAGVVELLLAHGAAPEVQDAQGQTALIAAARHSHVGALRVLLGWAGRHGETGLRLINHADAEGWTALRAVAWAGHVEAVRLLLEAGAAVDGCDSEGRTALRAAAWGGHDEVLLTLLDKGARVDQPDREGRTAVMAAAYMGHREALEILLNAGAEVDREDGDGRTALSLAAMCLGGNSSEVMSLLLERGADPGHRDGDGMTPLLLAAYEGHGEAVELLLEAGADIDDASGSVTPLLAAAYMGHMAVVNTVLFWGAPVDAIDGEGRTALCLAATHGSTDVVRALLDRGLDENHKDDLGWTPLHAAACSGHKGACAVLTDYGSMARVGELDNEGRTPLILAAQEGHCSTVRLLLDRRSPIDHRGYDGHSALSAAALEGHADVVELLMRRGTDTDVRDAEGKPLLYLLMLEGRLDIATLLVEKGGAPLESRDAEGRTALHVASWRGDLEGMNLLLQHGADPNAPDGEGRTPLHSVAWRGYCAAARLLLESKGALVDLACRQQGATALCIAAQEGHASVVSVLLEKGANPEHVDLYGRSPVKVAGKRGHLSIVKSLERAGAKPYLGALPSLPNSHSSVASSPPCTGFAGAVEGSCRPPLASAPSPSSSSLSPSSTSERFHSMQSSQASWSTCHSLATVQTAPADNLSFTQQIQQHSLPRSRARISVQPLPHVAPQPTDHSWLAEPSRPAKSSAGVWDQYSKPGQEVEKNKSASVFKGGRWSSLMASLGVMPGQDCPTRPPKTTDSPPNGYPIQLENHSQREMEWRPGKTSLSPVFNFPVTSCSSALAPESLPSFTSTDPQLNLKQAIKLQFEGPTSALLYKRETSL; translated from the exons ATGAGCGCGATCAGCCTTCTCCAGGGCCGCCGCTTCCTGTGCCGCGAGTGGGCCCTGGAAAAGCTGCGGAGGAGCCTGGAGACGCGGCCGGTGGGGGTGCTGGTAACCGGCAGCCCCGGAGCCGGGAAGACGGCATTATGCACAGAAGCGGTGTGGCCCACATCAGAAGCGGGGCTCCAGGCCGGTCTGGCCCCACGATGCCTTGCGGCACACTTCTGCCAGCGGGAGGATGAGAGGTCCCGAGCTGCTTGGAGCTTTGTGCTGGGCCTGGTGGAAGAGCTCCGGAACAGCCCTGCCTTGCCCGCGGCCTACAGGGCGGCGCTAGAGGACCCCACTGTGGCGGCCGCTCTGGAGCCTGATGCCTGTCAGCGTGACCCTGATGATGCCTTCAAAAG GACAGTCCTGCAGCCTCTGATGGGAATCCCAGCACCACCACAGAACCTCTTCCTGCTGGTCGATGCCCTGGACTCAGATGTAGCCGGAGGCAGTGACTCCATCGCGGAGCTCCTCTCCAAGCACCTGCAGCTGTTCCCCAGTTGGCTGCTCCTCGTCTGCTCTGCACGGCGCCAGGATAAGGCTGTTAGCAAGATGTTCCCAG GGTTCCGTAAGCTCGTCCTGGACGACATGCGGAAGGCGTTACCTCTGCGTGACGTGCAGCAGTACATCCTCCGTCGTCTGGCCCAAGAGGGGGCGCTGCGGAAGCATCTGACGCCCGAGACGGCCGACATGCTGAACTTGTTGCACATCAAGAGTGGCGGCTGCTTCCTGTTCCTGGAGCGCGTGCTGGACGGCGTGAGCGAGGGGCTGCTGACCATACGGCAGATCCGCGACATCCCCGGCACGCTGAGCGGCCTCTACCTGTGGCTATGCCAGCGTCTCTTTCCCAAGAGGCTTTTCTCACGGGTGCAGCCCCTCCTCAGCGTCCTGCTGGCCACCCCGCGACCCCTCACCTCGGATCAGTTGTATATGGCAGTTTGGACCCGGGACACCACCTTGAGCCATGCGCACTTCCAGAACCAGATGGAGGCACTGTCTGTGCTTTTGGCTGATGGGCCGGGACAGACCAAGGTCCTGTTCCATAGCAGCTTTGCGGAGTGGCTGACCGACGTGAAGTACTGCACCCAGAAATTCCTGTGTAGCGTGGCTGATGGACACACCATGTTGAGCATGGCTCTCACACTACGCAGGGCCCAGCTGACCCCAGAGGAAACCTGCCTCCTGGCTCTCCACTTGGTCCACTCCGGCTTGCACTCGGACCAGCCGGCCCTGCTGGCGCTGTGGATGCTATGGACCGGCGCCGTCGGCCCTGACCCTGGGTCTCCGTGTTCACCCCGGCCTCCTGTCCTGCTTCAGCCAGAGGTTCTGCGGTTGCTGGTGATGGCTGGTGTCTTCCCTCGCTCCTGCCTGCCGGATGGGCACCTTTCCGGAACCGGGACCCTGCGGCGGGCCCTGGAGTCGGAGAAATCAACACGTGCACTTCTGGATGGCGGAACGAGCGCGAACCAGACGGACTCAgatgggcgccccctgctgatggACGCGGCATGCGCGGGATCAGCTGGAGTGGTGGAGCTGCTGCTGGCACACGGGGCAGCCCCGGAGGTGCAGGACGCCCAGGGCCAGACTGCGCTCATAGCGGCAGCCCGGCACAGCCACGTGGGGGCCCTGCGGGTTCTGCTAGGTTGGGCCGGCCGACACGGGGAGACGGGGCTCCGGTTGATAAACCACGCAGACGCCGAGGGCTGGACGGCTCTGCGCGCAGTGGCCTGGGCAGGGCATGTGGAGGCGGTGCGCCTCCTGCTGGAGGCCGGGGCGGCGGTGGATGGGTGCGACTCTGAGGGCCGGACCGCCCTACGGGCCGCGGCGTGGGGGGGCCACGATGAGGTCCTCCTCACTCTGCTGGACAAAGGCGCGCGGGTCGACCAGCCTGACAGGGAGGGGCGCACTGCTGTCATGGCCGCCGCGTACATGGGCCACCGGGAGGCTCTAGAGATCCTGCTGAATGCCGGAGCAGAGGTGGACCGGGAAGACGGAGATGGGCGTACGGCGCTGTCGCTAGCTGCCATGTGCCTGGGGGGCAACTCCAGCGAGGTGATGAGTCTGCTGTTAGAACGGGGGGCGGACCCGGGGCACAGAGACGGGGACGGAATGACGCCACTGCTACTCGCTGCCTACGAGGGCCACGGCGAGGCCGTAGAGCTGCTGCTGGAGGCCGGCGCCGACATAGACGACGCTTCGGGCTCAGTGACGCCCCTGCTGGCTGCCGCCTACATgggccacatggccgtagtgaaCACTGTGCTGTTCTGGGGCGCACCCGTGGACGCCATCGACGGGGAGGGCCGCACAGCACTCTGCTTGGCCGCCACCCACGGCAGCACCGATGTGGTGCGGGCCCTGCTGGACCGCGGCCTGGATGAGAACCACAAGGATGACCTAGGCTGGACTCCGCTGCACGCCGCTGCATGTAGCGGCCACAAGGGGGCTTGTGCTGTCCTCACCGACTACGGGAGCATGGCACGGGTCGGTGAGCTGGACAACGAGGGCCGCACGCCACTGATCTTGGCTGCTCAGGAGGGCCACTGCAGCACGGTCCGGCTCCTGTTAGACCGCCGCTCGCCCATCGACCATCGCGGCTACGACGGCCACTCGGCGCTCAGTGCCGCCGCCCTGGAGGGTCACGCCGACGTGGTGGAGCTGCTCATGAGGCGCGGCACGGACACAGACGTGCGAGACGCGGAGGGGAAGCCCCTGCTCTATCTTTTGATGCTGGAGGGACGTCTCGACATCGCCACCCTGCTGGTGGAGAAGGGGGGCGCGCCACTGGAGTCACGTGACGCTGAGGGCCGCACCGCGCTGCATGTGGCCAGCTGGCGCGGCGACCTGGAGGGCATGAACCTGCTCCTGCAGCACGGCGCAGACCCCAACGCACCTGACGGGGAGGGTCGCACGCCATTGCACTCCGTGGCCTGGAGGGGGTACTGTGCAGCAGCTCGTTTGCTATTGGAATCCAAGGGCGCCCTTGTCGACTTAGCGTgccgccagcagggggcgacagcTCTGTGCATCGCGGCGCAGGAGGGGCATGCCTCGGTGGTGTCAGTACTGCTGGAGAAAGGGGCGAACCCAGAGCACGTGGATCTCTACGGCCGCAGCCCCGTGAAGGTGGCTGGGAAGAGGGGCCACTTGAGTATCGTCAAGAGCCTGGAGAGAGCTGGCGCCAAGCCTTATCTAGGTGCTTTGCCATCGTTACCCAACTCCCACAGCTCAGTAGCCAGCAGCCCCCCCTGCACTGGCTTTGCTGGGGCAGTCGAGGGCAGCTGCAGGCCCCCTCTAGCatctgccccctccccatcgTCAAGCTCGCTCTCCCCCAGCTCCACCTCGGAGAGGTTCCACTCCATGCAAAGCTCCCAGGCTTCGTGGTCCACCTGCCACTCCCTGGCCACGGTGCAGACGGCACCGGCCGACAACCTCAGCTTCACACAGCAGATCCAGCAGCACTCTCTGCCGCGTAGCCGGGCTCGCATATCCGTCCAGCCCCTGCCCCACGTCGCCCCCCAGCCCACCGACCACAGCTGGCTGGCCGAACCCAGCAGGCCAGCAAAGAGCTCCGCGGGAGTCTGGGACCAATACTCCAAACCCGGCCAAGAGGTCGAGAAGAACAAGAGTGCCAGTGTGTTTAAAGGAGGGAGGTGGAGCTCTCTCATGGCCTCCCTGGGCGTGATGCCCGGACAGGACTGCCCCACCCGGCCTCCCAAAACAACGGATAGCCCACCGAACGGGTACCCCATCCAGCTGGAGAATCACAGCCAGCGGGAGATGGAGTGGCGACCGGGGAAGACCTCTCTGTCGCCGGTCTTCAACTTCCCGGTGACCTCTTGCTCCAGTGCCTTAGCCCCCGAGTCCCTGCCCAGCTTCACGAGCACGGACCCCCAGCTCAACCTCAAGCAGGCCATCAAGCTGCAGTTCGAAGGGCCCACCAGCGCCCTGCTCTACAAACGAGAGACGTCCCTGTGA
- the LOC111846785 gene encoding uncharacterized protein → MKTHPGQSAPGHPHGDPLSPLPGWAALERAEWELRHLREHQVSQVKILAQSLERAVLGARREEQRLVERVEQDGRDIWCRLEYLQRENSTMVHKAQMLIDRKLQQLVLLRQQIQRNPKQDQLLQRALQLLQPWETSLSLKSVSLWPGSQPGHVTFGEVQVRDLSISFAVETCEMQGQQVTPNAERNCKGEAPVPVRASPQGEQKTFLSSRRGEELHFPRLWSRPLLQDTTDGTLSQEEPLPLRSHTQGKRKFQAVHSLLGGGDSGGVDRNGNKTQRARESLRNKGIQVMFTSHHSSSGPKGRCYCATGSSKYSHVTPSFPRIPHRHSLGTQSCVDLNPRGLLSPCLNNHTFKKSKSMEKTPSQAGRSSSNSPRDFECSLNQRPHLSRSMVDLSPRSPSSSTEDRHRLCSVCRHQYSLASPALERTHRIQMGGTDLLRGPHGVKKAYRPLSVSAIGRGGPAEPAQMDDSGHSRTPEAGHLLRKIGKQGSGRSDFSLPTGVHATAQGKLFAVDCGNARVQLMDSHGLVLQQVFLSQTEGSSGRRRNYVDVAVSAKGLIALSCATPRTLLIFSRHGRHLQTFGGTGLGVKGELEAPRGVTVSRLDQFLVADIRRGSLIILTLKHTTGTVLESTEIRGFHRPCMVSANLTTGLVAVSERGCRESPGPCVKVLGPGWVVIRTVGVCSYMGAVLSYPWGVCIDDDGNVLVADWGKQHRVVMYSAQGVSQVLVSQGLKSPWGLALLPERHLVVSDSMHHCIKVFQYK, encoded by the coding sequence ATGAAGACACACCCTGGACAGTCTGCACCGGGACACCCCCATGGTGACCCCCTCTCTCCCCTGCCCGGCTGGGCCGCCCTGGAGAGAGCCGAGTGGGAACTCAGGCATCTGCGTGAGCACCAGGTCAGCCAAGTGAAGATTCTGGCCCAGAGTCTAGAGAGGGCCGTCCTGGGGGCACGTAGGGAGGAGCAGCGCCTGGTGGAGCGAGTGGAGCAGGACGGCCGGGACATCTGGTGCCGCCTGGAGTACCTGCAAAGAGAGAATTCCACGATGGTCCATAAGGCCCAGATGCTGATCGACCGGAAGCTCCAGCAGCTCGTCCTGCTACGCCAGCAGATACAGAGGAACCCCAAGCAAGACCAGTTGTTACAGAGAGCACTGCAGCTTCTGCAGCCCTGGGAGACCAGCCTCTCCCTGAAGAGTGTTAGTCTCTGGCCCGGGTCTCAGCCTGGGCATGTCACCTTTGGAGAGGTCCAGGTTCGAGATCTGAGCATTAGCTTTGCAGTGGAGACCTGCGAGATGCAGGGACAGCAGGTAACACCCAACGCTGAGAGAAATTGTAAGGGTGAAGCTCCAGTACCTGTCAGAGCAAGTCCACAAGGTGAGCAGAAGACATTTCTATCCtccaggagaggagaggagcttCACTTCCCAAGATTATGGTCCCGGCCACTGCTCCAGGACACTACCGATGGGACTTTATCCCAGGAGGAACCTTTACCCCTGCGGTCACATACccaggggaagcgcaagttccAGGCAGTCCACTCTCTTCTTGGCGGTGGGGACTCAGGAGGTGTGGACAGGAATGGAAACAAGACCCAACGTGCCAGGGAGAGCTTGAGAAATAAAGGAATCCAAGTCATGTTTACAAGCCACCACTCATCCAGCGGTCCTAAAGGGAGATGCTACTGCGCTACAGGTTCTTCTAaatacagtcatgtgacaccTTCCTTCCCCAGGATCCCCCATCGACACTCCCTGGGAACCCAAAGTTGTGTGGACCTGAACCCCCGAGGGCTCCTTTCTCCCTGCCTGAATAACCACACATTTAAGAAGTCCAAGAGCATGGAGAAGACACCTTCCCAGGCTGGCAGATCTTCATCAAACTCACCCAGGGATTTCGAATGCTCCCTGAACCAGAGACCTCACCTTTCCAGGTCCATGGTGGATTTGTCCCCAAGGAGCCCATCCTCGTCTACAGAAGACAGACACAGGCTGTGCAGTGTTTGTCGTCACCAGTACTCTCTGGCTTCCCCAGCTCTGGAGCGGACACACAGGATCCAGATGGGCGGTACTGACTTGCTCAGAGGACCTCATGGAGTTAAAAAGGCGTACCGGCCTCTCTCGGTGTCTGCCATAGGGCGTGGTGGGCCAGCAGAGCCAGCTCAGATGGACGACAGTGGACACAGCCGTACCCCAGAGGCTGGACATCTGCTCAGGAAGATTGGGAAACAGGGTTCTGGCCGGTCTGACTTCAGTCTGCCCACTGGAGTCCACGCCACGGCCCAGGGGAAGCTGTTTGCAGTGGACTGCGGCAACGCCCGTGTGCAGCTCATGGATTCCCATGGCCTCGTCCTTCAGCAGGTGTTTCTCTCGCAGACCGAGGGCTCGTCCGGCCGTCGTCGTAACTATGTTGACGTGGCTGTGAGCGCCAAGGGGCTGATCGCGTTGAGCTGCGCCACCCCGAGGACCCTGCTGATATTCAGTCGACATGGACGCCACCTCCAGACCTTTGGAGGAACCGGTTTGGGGGTTAAAGGTGAGCTGGAGGCCCCTAGGGGAGTGACGGTGTCTCGCCTAGACCAGTTCCTCGTGGCTGACATCCGGCGCGGCTCACTGATCATCCTGACGCTCAAGCACACGACGGGCACGGTCCTGGAGAGCACAGAGATCCGGGGTTTCCACCGGCCCTGCATGGTGTCTGCTAACCTGACCACTGGGTTGGTGGCCGTCTCAGAGAGGGGGTGTCGGGAGAGCCCGGGGCCATGCGTCAAGGTGTTGGGGCCCGGCTGGGTTGTCATCCGGACAGTAGGGGTGTGCAGCTACATGGGAGCCGTCCTCTCTTACCCCTGGGGAGTCTGCATCGACGACGACGGAAATGTGCTGGTGGCAGACTGGGGCAAGCAGCACCGGGTGGTGATGTACTCTGCCCAGGGTGTGAGCCAGGTCCTGGTGAGTCAGGGCCTGAAGAGTCCATGGGGCTTGGCCTTGCTGCCAGAGCGCCACCTAGTGGTGTCAGATAGCATGCATCACTGCATCAAGGTGTTCCAGTACAAATGA